A window from Candidatus Nitrospira neomarina encodes these proteins:
- a CDS encoding HAD family hydrolase — protein sequence MIACVTFDFDGTLVDSNQVKVQSFYKIVESYDPSGCIVTEILQRCSHKDRYGITCELAREFMAKGLIPPHTGTEVLGLQLAETYTNTCETAVVGCPEVPGASGILLWLLNQEIPLYLNSRTPATALNRLVTLRNLTHYFAGIYGAPASKLENLLHIQELTQAKPEEILFVGDSEDDRKAAAEFGCHFAGVILGGNSRFTQIPPLHMTNLAELKAIVENLQGKRNGLPKPLTI from the coding sequence ATGATTGCTTGCGTCACCTTCGATTTTGACGGAACGCTGGTTGATTCCAATCAGGTGAAGGTTCAATCCTTTTATAAGATTGTCGAGAGTTATGATCCCAGCGGATGCATCGTTACCGAAATTCTTCAACGGTGCTCTCATAAGGATCGGTACGGAATCACTTGTGAACTTGCCCGGGAATTCATGGCGAAAGGGCTTATTCCGCCCCACACAGGCACAGAGGTCCTCGGTTTACAATTGGCCGAGACTTACACAAACACCTGCGAAACGGCCGTTGTCGGGTGTCCGGAAGTCCCTGGGGCCTCAGGAATACTCTTATGGCTGTTGAATCAAGAGATTCCTCTATACCTCAACTCAAGAACGCCGGCCACAGCCCTCAATCGCCTTGTGACCCTACGAAACCTCACCCACTATTTCGCGGGAATATACGGGGCCCCCGCAAGTAAACTCGAAAATTTGCTGCACATCCAAGAGCTCACTCAGGCAAAACCAGAGGAAATACTCTTTGTCGGAGACAGTGAGGATGACCGGAAGGCTGCAGCTGAATTTGGCTGCCACTTTGCCGGAGTCATCCTTGGTGGTAACAGCCGATTTACACAGATACCACCACTCCACATGACAAATCTGGCTGAACTCAAAGCAATCGTGGAGAATCTTCAGGGAAAGCGAAATGGCCTGCCCAAACCATTAACCATCTAA
- a CDS encoding acylneuraminate cytidylyltransferase family protein, with translation MIGTQRILAVCPARGGSKGIPLKNLTPFLGIPLVARVGQLVKEIPIIDRAVVSTDHPEIAECAKQSGLDAPFLRPPDLSGDRISDAPVLIHALEEMERLDAARYDIVIMLQPTSPLRRPEHVIHALEMLVNEQWDAVWTLSETDSKSHPLKQLTLDSGRIDYYDHDGSQIIARQQLTPVYHRNGVAYVMTRNCLMEGRSIMGKRTGALLLDEYLVSIDTMWDLELAEYIYAKNQA, from the coding sequence ATGATAGGGACTCAACGCATTCTGGCTGTATGTCCGGCCAGAGGCGGCAGCAAAGGAATTCCGCTCAAAAATCTGACTCCATTTCTTGGAATCCCCTTAGTTGCCAGAGTTGGCCAGTTGGTGAAAGAAATCCCCATCATCGATCGAGCGGTGGTTTCGACCGATCATCCTGAAATTGCCGAGTGTGCGAAACAATCAGGCCTGGACGCCCCTTTCCTTCGGCCTCCGGACCTCTCAGGGGACCGAATATCGGACGCGCCGGTTTTGATCCATGCGTTAGAAGAAATGGAGCGCCTGGATGCGGCGCGGTATGACATTGTAATCATGCTCCAGCCGACTTCCCCTCTTCGTCGACCAGAGCATGTCATACACGCCCTTGAGATGCTGGTGAATGAACAGTGGGACGCCGTATGGACCCTGTCCGAAACTGATTCAAAATCACACCCTCTCAAACAACTGACCCTGGACTCAGGCAGGATCGACTATTATGACCACGACGGAAGCCAAATCATTGCCCGGCAACAACTAACCCCGGTTTATCACCGGAACGGGGTGGCCTATGTCATGACACGAAACTGCCTTATGGAAGGAAGGAGCATCATGGGGAAACGGACTGGAGCGCTCCTCCTCGATGAATATCTGGTCAGTATCGATACCATGTGGGATTTGGAACTTGCCGAATACATTTATGCCAAAAATCAGGCATAA